A part of Halobacillus shinanisalinarum genomic DNA contains:
- the tnpC gene encoding IS66 family transposase yields MDTKTKIPKTMESLEKRCLSLEDENAKLAAKVEWYEEQFKLSQQKRFGASSEKMNPDQISLFDEAEVTSNSKEEEPTIETIEYKRKKRKGQRDEMMKSLPTETVEYHLEDQACSSCGHDIHQMSTEERRELIVIPAQVKVKKHVRHVYSCRQCEQHGVETPIHTAPMPNPVLPKSLASPSSLAFFMSQKYVEALPLYRQEKQLERMGIPLSRATIANWMIHAAHHWLKPLFDQLHQAMVKHSSVHADETPLQVLREDGKAAESKSYMWLYCTGRNGPPIVLYDYQRTRAGKHAKRFLTSFSGFLQTDGYGGYHKVDGVKLMGCWAHTRRKFDEALKAAPSSSTLVNSVAREALQKIQRLYDIEKKSKTWTDEERLEYRKENSKPILEDFLEWLKNHKAKVLPKSKLGEAITYCLNQWDQLVVYLQGGQVDIDNNRAERFIKPFVIGRKNWLFSNSLKGAESSAIIYSVVETAKANGLNPLYYLTYLFEQLPQMDLDDSEAWEKVLPWSSSLPEICQVPKK; encoded by the coding sequence ATGGACACAAAGACGAAGATCCCAAAGACAATGGAATCACTGGAAAAACGTTGTCTATCACTCGAAGATGAAAACGCCAAACTGGCAGCCAAGGTAGAATGGTATGAAGAACAATTCAAATTGAGCCAGCAGAAGCGTTTCGGTGCTTCGAGTGAAAAGATGAACCCTGATCAGATTTCCCTTTTCGATGAGGCAGAAGTCACTTCCAATTCGAAGGAAGAGGAGCCGACCATCGAAACGATTGAATATAAACGGAAAAAACGAAAAGGGCAGCGTGATGAGATGATGAAAAGCCTTCCTACAGAAACGGTGGAATACCACCTCGAGGATCAGGCTTGTTCGTCATGTGGTCATGACATTCATCAAATGAGTACGGAAGAGCGTCGTGAATTAATTGTGATTCCCGCGCAGGTGAAAGTGAAAAAACACGTGCGCCATGTATACAGTTGCCGGCAATGTGAACAACACGGGGTAGAAACCCCTATTCACACAGCTCCTATGCCAAACCCTGTTCTTCCGAAAAGTCTCGCATCCCCTTCAAGTTTGGCATTTTTCATGAGTCAGAAATATGTCGAGGCGTTGCCTCTCTATCGTCAGGAAAAGCAGTTGGAACGTATGGGAATCCCTTTATCCAGAGCCACCATCGCCAACTGGATGATCCACGCAGCGCACCACTGGTTGAAGCCTTTGTTTGACCAGCTTCATCAAGCCATGGTGAAGCATTCATCGGTGCATGCGGATGAGACACCTCTTCAGGTGTTGCGGGAAGATGGAAAGGCAGCTGAGTCTAAGTCCTATATGTGGCTGTACTGTACCGGTCGCAACGGACCGCCCATCGTTCTGTATGATTATCAGCGTACGCGAGCTGGTAAGCACGCGAAGCGATTCCTTACATCGTTTTCCGGCTTCCTCCAAACCGACGGGTATGGAGGCTATCATAAAGTGGACGGCGTAAAGCTGATGGGCTGTTGGGCTCACACCCGCCGAAAATTCGACGAAGCTCTGAAAGCAGCCCCATCTTCTTCGACATTGGTAAATAGTGTCGCCAGGGAGGCGCTTCAGAAGATTCAGCGATTGTATGATATCGAGAAGAAAAGCAAAACGTGGACAGACGAAGAACGCCTGGAGTATCGGAAAGAGAACAGTAAACCGATATTGGAGGACTTTTTGGAGTGGCTGAAGAATCATAAAGCCAAAGTTCTGCCGAAGAGCAAGTTAGGGGAAGCCATCACATACTGTTTGAATCAATGGGATCAACTGGTCGTCTACCTGCAAGGTGGACAGGTAGATATCGATAACAATCGAGCTGAACGATTCATCAAACCATTCGTGATCGGCCGCAAGAACTGGCTGTTTTCAAATAGCCTGAAAGGGGCTGAATCAAGCGCCATCATTTATAGTGTTGTAGAAACGGCGAAAGCCAACGGCTTGAACCCTCTCTACTATCTTACGTATTTATTCGAACAACTTCCT